In Pseudomonas sp. Leaf58, one DNA window encodes the following:
- a CDS encoding DUF3833 domain-containing protein, protein MRKALLLAACLFLGSCGNVGVEHYAQEQPKLDLAAFFSRPVQAWGMFQKRSGAVVKRFHVRIDSRREGERLILDEHFLYSDGTRQQRTWTLVPDGPGRWRGTAGDVIGEARGEVAGNTLRWRYQLDLPVDGQHWQVDLDDWMYLMDDDTLINRSSMSKLGVEIGQITLFFRRLPEGTP, encoded by the coding sequence ATGCGCAAAGCGCTATTGCTAGCTGCCTGCCTGTTTCTAGGCAGTTGTGGCAATGTCGGTGTCGAGCACTATGCCCAGGAGCAACCAAAGCTGGACCTGGCGGCGTTCTTCTCGCGACCGGTGCAGGCCTGGGGGATGTTCCAGAAGCGTTCAGGGGCGGTGGTCAAACGCTTTCACGTGCGCATCGACAGCCGCCGTGAAGGTGAGCGGCTGATCCTCGACGAGCATTTTCTCTACAGCGATGGCACACGCCAGCAGCGTACCTGGACGCTAGTGCCTGACGGCCCTGGCCGCTGGCGCGGAACCGCCGGGGACGTGATCGGTGAGGCCCGCGGCGAAGTGGCGGGTAATACGCTGCGTTGGCGTTACCAGCTGGATCTGCCAGTTGACGGGCAGCACTGGCAGGTAGACCTGGACGACTGGATGTACCTCATGGATGACGACACCCTGATCAACCGCTCGAGCATGAGCAAACTGGGCGTGGAGATCGGCCAGATAACCCTGTTCTTCCGCCGCCTGCCAGAGGGCACACCATGA
- a CDS encoding DUF2256 domain-containing protein → MKKSLLPSKICVVCGRPFNWRKRWARCWEQVRYCSERCRRSAPRREAR, encoded by the coding sequence ATGAAAAAGAGCCTTTTACCCAGCAAGATCTGCGTGGTGTGTGGACGACCGTTCAACTGGCGCAAGCGCTGGGCTCGCTGTTGGGAGCAGGTGCGCTACTGCTCTGAGCGATGCCGCAGGTCAGCGCCGCGCCGCGAGGCGCGCTAG
- a CDS encoding DUF6434 domain-containing protein: MRFDWHAGPITRSTPLNSNYRNTQKVRQFLVNECGDGFKFDRAFMSWIKSGAPSTMGDVADEWLRTH, from the coding sequence ATGCGCTTCGACTGGCACGCTGGACCGATTACCCGCTCTACTCCGCTCAACAGCAACTACCGAAACACGCAGAAGGTCCGGCAGTTCCTGGTGAATGAATGTGGCGATGGTTTCAAGTTCGATCGCGCCTTCATGTCTTGGATAAAGAGTGGCGCCCCATCCACCATGGGTGATGTCGCGGATGAGTGGCTGCGGACGCACTAA
- a CDS encoding chalcone isomerase family protein — MAHPTRWTCLCLLLTALSAVADWRAELPAAQRLGVGEFTWFGLRLYTAQLWTVGPVQDWNQPFALELLYHRALSKDALVKASLEEMQRLDASGATPQQRAAWAHAIELAFVDVRPGMRITGVYLPGQGCRFYVNGKLSRAIADPGFARAFFAIWLDPRARDAQLRQRLLGLADNDRGT, encoded by the coding sequence ATGGCGCACCCTACTCGTTGGACCTGCCTTTGCCTGCTACTCACCGCCTTGTCGGCGGTGGCGGACTGGCGAGCGGAGCTGCCTGCGGCGCAACGGCTGGGCGTAGGTGAGTTCACTTGGTTTGGCCTGCGCCTTTACACCGCCCAGTTATGGACAGTCGGCCCGGTTCAAGACTGGAACCAGCCTTTCGCGCTTGAGCTTCTCTATCACCGGGCATTGTCGAAGGACGCGCTGGTAAAGGCCAGCCTCGAGGAAATGCAACGCCTGGATGCCAGCGGTGCGACGCCGCAGCAGCGCGCTGCGTGGGCCCACGCGATTGAGCTGGCATTTGTGGACGTCCGCCCTGGCATGCGCATTACGGGCGTGTATCTGCCGGGTCAGGGTTGCCGCTTCTATGTCAACGGCAAACTCAGCCGCGCCATCGCCGACCCTGGCTTTGCCCGGGCGTTCTTCGCCATCTGGCTCGATCCGCGGGCCAGGGACGCACAACTGCGTCAGCGCCTGCTCGGGCTGGCTGACAATGACCGAGGAACCTGA
- a CDS encoding cryptochrome/photolyase family protein → MRLGLVLGDQLSFDLASLAALDPARDAVLMAEVEGEARYVPHHPLKIVLIFSAMRHFAQALRERGWQVHYVELDADGNSGSIVGELRRWHHALGATHIHVTECGEWRLEQALRDAALPLVWHRDTRFLCSRQAFARWAQERRQLRMEHFYRGMRKRTGLLLEPDGSPAGGAWNFDGDNRKALPRRLRGPFAAHFAQDEITAAVQALVRQRFSDHYGAIDGFDYPVTHAAARQLWQHFLDFGLAAFGDYQDAMAEGEPYLFHARISAALNIGLLDVRCLCDEVDKAWREGRVPLNAAEGFIRQLIGWREYVRGIYWLRMPDYAGLNYLGNDRALPAFYWTGHTRMRCMEQAIGQTLRLGYAHHIQRLMVTGNFALLAGIVPAAICEWYLAVYMDAFDWVELPNTLGMVMHADGGYLGSKPYCASGRYIQRMSDHCKACSYRVDQVVEDDACPFNALYWHFLIRHRSLLSANPRLALVYRSLDNMSASRRDAVWQRGQSLLARLDSQQAL, encoded by the coding sequence ATGCGCCTGGGCCTGGTGCTGGGTGACCAGCTGTCGTTCGATCTGGCAAGCCTTGCTGCACTGGACCCTGCCCGCGATGCTGTCCTGATGGCGGAAGTGGAGGGAGAGGCCAGGTACGTGCCGCATCATCCGCTGAAGATCGTACTCATCTTCAGCGCCATGCGGCACTTCGCCCAGGCGCTGCGTGAGCGGGGTTGGCAAGTGCATTACGTCGAGCTGGACGCAGACGGCAACAGCGGTAGCATCGTAGGCGAGTTGCGTCGCTGGCATCACGCCTTGGGCGCCACGCACATTCACGTGACCGAGTGCGGTGAGTGGCGCCTGGAGCAGGCGTTGCGCGATGCCGCACTGCCGCTTGTGTGGCATCGCGATACGCGGTTTCTGTGCTCTCGCCAAGCCTTCGCCCGCTGGGCCCAGGAGCGTCGGCAGCTGCGTATGGAGCACTTCTACCGTGGTATGCGCAAGCGAACCGGTTTGCTGCTGGAGCCTGACGGCAGCCCGGCAGGTGGCGCCTGGAATTTTGATGGCGACAATCGCAAGGCATTGCCACGCCGGCTGCGCGGGCCGTTTGCTGCGCATTTCGCGCAGGACGAGATCACGGCAGCGGTGCAGGCATTGGTGCGTCAGCGCTTCAGCGACCACTACGGGGCCATCGACGGCTTCGACTACCCCGTGACTCATGCCGCGGCACGACAGCTCTGGCAACATTTTCTGGACTTCGGCCTGGCGGCCTTCGGTGACTACCAGGATGCGATGGCCGAGGGCGAGCCGTACCTGTTCCACGCGCGCATCAGTGCGGCCCTCAACATCGGGCTGCTGGATGTGCGTTGTCTGTGCGACGAGGTCGACAAGGCCTGGCGCGAGGGGCGGGTGCCGCTCAATGCAGCTGAAGGTTTCATCCGCCAGCTGATCGGCTGGCGCGAGTATGTGCGCGGCATTTATTGGCTGCGCATGCCTGACTATGCAGGGCTCAATTACCTGGGCAACGACCGTGCGTTGCCAGCATTCTATTGGACCGGGCACACCCGCATGCGCTGCATGGAGCAAGCCATCGGGCAGACCCTGCGGTTGGGCTACGCTCACCATATCCAGCGCTTGATGGTCACCGGCAACTTCGCCTTGCTGGCCGGTATCGTGCCGGCGGCGATTTGTGAGTGGTACCTGGCCGTCTACATGGATGCCTTCGACTGGGTCGAGCTGCCCAACACGCTTGGCATGGTGATGCACGCCGATGGCGGCTACCTGGGGTCCAAGCCGTACTGCGCCAGTGGTCGTTATATCCAGCGCATGTCCGATCATTGCAAGGCTTGCAGTTACAGGGTCGACCAGGTGGTCGAGGATGATGCTTGCCCGTTCAATGCCCTGTACTGGCATTTTCTGATCCGCCATCGCTCGCTGCTTTCGGCTAACCCGCGTTTGGCCCTGGTCTATCGCAGCCTCGATAACATGTCGGCTAGCCGTCGTGACGCCGTGTGGCAGCGTGGTCAGTCACTGCTGGCGCGGCTCGATTCGCAGCAGGCGTTATGA
- a CDS encoding DUF6482 family protein — MNLFALNQRVSTGEAKELELLSLEGGFYLLRALTDAGPVTLSDAHGQPVRLRSTTELRQLLADLPPVPCSLVQQVVHDEMCGQRDGPIAPLRVPVTLTSQW; from the coding sequence ATGAACCTGTTCGCGCTTAACCAGCGGGTGTCGACCGGCGAAGCAAAGGAACTGGAACTGCTGTCGCTGGAGGGTGGGTTCTACCTACTGCGCGCCTTGACCGACGCCGGTCCAGTGACATTGAGCGATGCCCATGGGCAGCCAGTTCGCCTGCGCTCCACTACCGAGCTGCGGCAGTTGCTGGCCGACCTGCCACCGGTACCCTGCAGCTTGGTACAGCAGGTGGTACATGATGAAATGTGCGGGCAACGTGACGGCCCAATTGCGCCGCTGCGCGTACCCGTAACGCTGACCAGTCAGTGGTAG